From a single Pseudomonas cremoricolorata genomic region:
- the greA gene encoding transcription elongation factor GreA gives MSITKYPMTVQGARALEAEHLHLTKTERPRLSQAIGEARELGDLKENAEYHSAREEQGMVEARIRDIEGRLQNSVVIDVTTIAHTGKVIFGTTVELENTETGDQVTYQIVGEDEADVKKGKLSSGAPIARAIIGKEEGDTVVVKTPNGTVEYEIVEVKHI, from the coding sequence ATGAGCATTACCAAATATCCAATGACCGTTCAGGGCGCTCGCGCCCTGGAGGCGGAGCACCTTCATCTGACCAAGACCGAGCGTCCTCGTCTGAGTCAAGCCATTGGTGAAGCCCGCGAGCTGGGCGATCTCAAGGAAAACGCCGAGTACCATTCTGCCCGTGAAGAGCAGGGCATGGTCGAGGCACGCATTCGTGATATCGAAGGTCGCCTGCAGAACTCGGTGGTCATTGACGTGACTACCATTGCCCACACCGGCAAGGTCATTTTCGGCACCACCGTCGAGCTGGAAAACACCGAAACCGGTGATCAGGTGACGTATCAGATCGTTGGCGAAGATGAAGCTGACGTGAAGAAAGGCAAGCTGTCGAGCGGTGCACCGATCGCCCGGGCCATCATTGGCAAGGAAGAAGGTGACACCGTTGTCGTGAAGACGCCGAACGGTACGGTCGAGTACGAGATTGTCGAAGTCAAGCACATCTGA
- the dapB gene encoding 4-hydroxy-tetrahydrodipicolinate reductase, with amino-acid sequence MRRIAVMGAAGRMGKVLVEAVQQQAPKAGLTAAIDRPDSTLVNADAGELAGLGRIGVPISDDLAKVVDEFDVLIDFTHPSVTLKNLAFCRKAGKAMVIGTTGFSEQEKQLLVEAGKDIPIVFAANFSVGVNLCLKLLDTAARVLGDDVDIEILEAHHRHKVDAPSGTALRMGEVVAQALGRDLREVAVYGREGQTGARDPKTIGFATVRAGDVVGDHTVLFAAEGERVEITHKASSRMTFAKGAVRAALWLDGREAGLYDMQDVLDLH; translated from the coding sequence ATGCGACGTATTGCAGTGATGGGCGCCGCCGGGCGTATGGGCAAGGTGCTGGTCGAGGCCGTGCAGCAGCAAGCGCCCAAGGCCGGGCTGACCGCCGCCATCGATCGCCCCGACAGCACGTTGGTCAATGCCGATGCGGGTGAACTGGCGGGCCTGGGCCGTATCGGTGTGCCGATTTCCGACGATCTGGCCAAGGTGGTGGACGAGTTCGACGTCTTGATCGACTTCACTCACCCGTCAGTGACCCTGAAAAACCTCGCTTTCTGCCGCAAGGCCGGCAAGGCCATGGTGATCGGTACCACCGGCTTCAGCGAGCAGGAAAAACAGCTGCTGGTCGAGGCCGGCAAGGACATTCCGATCGTTTTCGCGGCCAACTTCAGTGTGGGTGTCAACCTGTGTCTGAAGCTGCTCGACACTGCGGCCCGCGTGCTGGGCGATGATGTCGATATCGAGATTCTCGAAGCGCATCACCGGCACAAGGTCGATGCGCCGTCCGGCACCGCGCTGCGTATGGGTGAAGTGGTGGCCCAGGCACTGGGTCGCGATCTTCGCGAAGTGGCGGTGTATGGCCGTGAAGGCCAGACCGGTGCGCGTGATCCTAAAACCATCGGTTTCGCCACGGTGCGTGCCGGCGATGTGGTGGGTGACCACACCGTGCTGTTCGCTGCCGAAGGTGAGCGGGTGGAGATCACTCACAAGGCCTCGAGCCGCATGACCTTCGCCAAGGGCGCGGTGCGCGCGGCGCTGTGGCTGGACGGGCGCGAGGCGGGTCTGTACGACATGCAGGATGTGCTCGATCTGCATTGA
- the carB gene encoding carbamoyl-phosphate synthase large subunit, with the protein MPKRTDIKSILILGAGPIVIGQACEFDYSGAQACKALREEGFRVILVNSNPATIMTDPAMADATYIEPIKWQSVAKIIEKERPDAVLPTMGGQTALNCALDLERHGVLEKFGVEMIGANADTIDKAEDRSRFDKAMKDIGLECPRSGIAHSMEEANAVLEKLGFPCIIRPSFTMGGTGGGIAYNREEFEEICARGLDLSPTKELLIDESLIGWKEYEMEVVRDKKDNCIIVCSIENFDPMGVHTGDSITVAPAQTLTDKEYQIMRNASLAVLREIGVETGGSNVQFGICPNTGRMVVIEMNPRVSRSSALASKATGFPIAKIAAKLAVGYTLDELQNDITGGRTPASFEPSIDYVVTKLPRFAFEKFPKADARLTTQMKSVGEVMAIGRTFQESLQKALRGLEVGACGLDPKVDLASPEAASILKRELTVPGAERIWYVADAMRSGMTCEEIFDLTGIDMWFLVQMEDLIKDEEKVKTLALTAIDKDLMLRLKRKGFSDQRLAKLLGITDKNLRRHRHKLEVFPVYKRVDTCAAEFATDTAYLYSTYEQECEAKPTGRDKIMILGGGPNRIGQGIEFDYCCVHAALALREDGYETIMVNCNPETVSTDYDTSDRLYFEPLTLEDVLEVCRVEQPKGVIVHYGGQTPLKLARALEEAGVPIIGTSPDAIDRAEDRERFQQMVQRLNLLQPPNATVRSEEEAIRAAGDIGYPLVVRPSYVLGGRAMEIVYELDELKRYLREAVQVSNDSPVLLDHFLNCAIEMDVDAVCDGTDVVIGAIMQHIEQAGVHSGDSACSLPPYSLSKDVQDEVRVQVAKMALELGVVGLMNVQLALQGDKIYVIEVNPRASRTVPFVSKCIGTSLAMIAARVMAGKTLKELGFTQEIIPNFYSVKEAVFPFAKFPGVDPILGPEMKSTGEVMGVGDSFGEAFAKAQMGASEVLPTGGTAFISVRDDDKPQVAAVARDLIGLGFDIVATAGTAKLIEAAGLKVRRVNKVTEGRPHVVDMIKNDEVSLIINTTEGRQSIADSYSIRRNALQHKIYCTTTIAAGEAICEALKFGPEKTVRRLQDLHAGLKA; encoded by the coding sequence ATGCCAAAACGTACAGATATCAAAAGCATCCTGATTCTCGGCGCTGGCCCGATCGTGATCGGCCAGGCCTGTGAGTTCGACTATTCCGGCGCCCAGGCCTGCAAAGCCCTGCGCGAGGAAGGTTTCCGCGTCATCCTGGTGAACTCCAACCCAGCCACCATCATGACCGACCCGGCCATGGCCGACGCCACCTACATCGAGCCGATCAAATGGCAGTCGGTGGCCAAGATCATCGAGAAGGAACGCCCCGACGCCGTGCTGCCGACCATGGGCGGCCAGACTGCGTTGAACTGCGCGCTGGATCTCGAGCGCCACGGCGTGCTCGAGAAGTTCGGTGTGGAAATGATCGGTGCCAACGCCGACACCATCGACAAGGCCGAAGACCGCTCGCGCTTCGACAAGGCCATGAAGGACATCGGTCTGGAATGCCCGCGCTCGGGCATCGCCCACAGCATGGAAGAGGCCAACGCGGTGCTCGAGAAGCTCGGCTTCCCGTGCATCATTCGCCCTTCGTTCACCATGGGCGGCACGGGCGGTGGCATCGCCTACAACCGTGAAGAATTCGAAGAAATCTGCGCCCGTGGTCTGGACCTGTCGCCGACCAAGGAACTGCTGATCGACGAATCGCTGATCGGCTGGAAGGAATACGAGATGGAGGTGGTCCGCGACAAGAAGGACAACTGCATCATCGTTTGCTCCATCGAGAACTTCGACCCGATGGGCGTGCACACCGGTGACTCGATCACCGTTGCGCCGGCGCAGACCCTGACCGACAAGGAATATCAGATCATGCGCAACGCCTCGCTGGCGGTGCTGCGTGAGATCGGTGTGGAAACCGGCGGCTCCAACGTGCAGTTCGGCATCTGCCCGAACACCGGGCGCATGGTCGTCATCGAGATGAACCCGCGCGTGTCGCGTTCCTCGGCGCTGGCTTCCAAGGCCACCGGCTTCCCGATCGCCAAGATCGCCGCCAAGCTGGCCGTCGGTTACACCCTTGACGAGCTGCAGAACGACATCACCGGCGGCCGCACCCCGGCGTCCTTCGAGCCGTCCATCGACTACGTGGTCACCAAGCTGCCACGCTTCGCCTTCGAGAAATTCCCCAAGGCCGACGCGCGTCTGACCACCCAGATGAAATCCGTGGGCGAAGTCATGGCCATCGGCCGGACCTTCCAGGAGTCCCTGCAGAAAGCCCTGCGTGGCCTGGAAGTCGGCGCCTGCGGCCTCGACCCGAAAGTCGACCTGGCCAGCCCGGAAGCGGCCAGCATCCTCAAGCGCGAGCTGACCGTGCCGGGCGCTGAGCGTATCTGGTACGTCGCCGACGCCATGCGCTCGGGCATGACCTGCGAAGAAATCTTCGACCTCACCGGCATCGACATGTGGTTCCTGGTGCAGATGGAAGACCTGATCAAGGACGAAGAGAAGGTCAAGACCCTGGCCCTGACCGCCATCGACAAAGACCTGATGCTGCGTCTCAAGCGCAAGGGCTTCTCTGACCAGCGCCTGGCCAAGCTGCTCGGCATCACCGACAAGAACCTGCGCCGTCACCGCCACAAGCTGGAAGTGTTCCCGGTGTACAAGCGCGTCGACACCTGCGCCGCCGAGTTCGCCACCGACACCGCCTACCTCTACTCGACCTATGAGCAAGAGTGCGAGGCCAAGCCGACCGGTCGCGACAAGATCATGATCCTCGGCGGTGGTCCGAACCGTATCGGCCAAGGTATCGAGTTCGACTACTGCTGCGTGCACGCTGCGCTGGCGCTGCGTGAAGACGGCTACGAGACCATCATGGTCAACTGCAACCCGGAGACCGTGTCCACCGACTACGACACCTCCGACCGTCTGTACTTCGAGCCGCTGACCCTGGAAGACGTGCTGGAAGTGTGCCGCGTCGAGCAGCCCAAGGGCGTCATCGTCCACTACGGCGGCCAGACGCCGCTGAAGCTGGCACGTGCCCTGGAAGAGGCGGGCGTGCCGATCATCGGTACCAGCCCGGATGCCATCGACCGCGCCGAAGACCGCGAGCGCTTCCAGCAGATGGTGCAGCGCCTGAACCTGCTGCAGCCGCCAAACGCCACCGTGCGCAGTGAAGAAGAAGCCATCCGCGCTGCCGGTGACATCGGTTATCCGCTGGTGGTGCGTCCGTCCTACGTACTGGGCGGTCGGGCCATGGAGATCGTCTACGAACTCGACGAGCTCAAGCGCTACCTGCGTGAGGCGGTCCAGGTGTCCAACGACAGCCCGGTCCTGCTCGACCACTTCCTCAACTGCGCCATCGAGATGGATGTCGATGCAGTCTGCGACGGCACCGATGTGGTGATCGGCGCCATCATGCAGCACATCGAACAGGCCGGCGTTCACTCCGGTGACTCGGCCTGCTCGCTGCCCCCTTACTCGCTGAGCAAGGACGTGCAGGACGAAGTTCGCGTGCAGGTTGCCAAAATGGCCCTTGAGCTGGGGGTTGTCGGCCTGATGAACGTGCAGCTGGCGCTGCAGGGCGACAAGATCTACGTGATCGAAGTCAACCCACGTGCCTCGCGTACCGTGCCGTTCGTGTCCAAGTGCATCGGTACCTCCCTGGCGATGATCGCGGCCCGCGTCATGGCGGGTAAAACCCTCAAGGAACTGGGCTTTACCCAGGAAATCATCCCGAACTTCTACAGCGTCAAGGAAGCCGTCTTCCCGTTCGCCAAGTTCCCAGGGGTTGACCCGATCCTCGGCCCTGAGATGAAATCCACTGGCGAGGTGATGGGCGTGGGCGACAGCTTCGGTGAAGCCTTCGCCAAGGCGCAAATGGGCGCCAGCGAAGTGCTGCCTACTGGCGGAACTGCGTTCATCAGCGTGCGTGATGACGACAAGCCACAAGTGGCCGCCGTTGCCCGTGACCTGATCGGCCTGGGCTTCGATATCGTCGCCACCGCCGGCACCGCCAAGCTCATCGAGGCAGCCGGCCTGAAGGTGCGTCGCGTGAACAAGGTCACCGAAGGCCGTCCGCACGTGGTCGACATGATCAAGAACGACGAAGTGTCGCTGATCATCAACACCACCGAAGGTCGTCAGTCGATCGCCGACTCCTACTCGATTCGTCGCAATGCGTTGCAGCACAAGATCTACTGCACGACTACCATTGCGGCGGGTGAAGCCATCTGTGAAGCGCTGAAGTTTGGCCCTGAAAAGACCGTTCGCCGCTTGCAGGATCTGCATGCAGGGTTGAAAGCATGA
- a CDS encoding MFS transporter, with translation MSKSSTSDRRLRAPSLEGILWQLAQVFWVGGLWVFHVGLVPALKVSGLAPLLVQDIAAQIDRWLIGVALLGLLTQLAVLARVEGLSAWGRQFRGQMLLLGLGACVSYYTLRYGISVGERWQMFCFLVLGFSGIVLVAQPVPVRAHRLRR, from the coding sequence TTGTCGAAGTCAAGCACATCTGACCGGCGCCTGCGGGCGCCTTCCCTCGAGGGGATCCTCTGGCAGTTGGCCCAGGTATTCTGGGTCGGCGGCCTGTGGGTGTTCCACGTCGGGCTGGTGCCTGCGCTCAAGGTGTCGGGCTTGGCGCCGTTGCTGGTGCAGGACATCGCTGCGCAAATCGACCGCTGGTTGATCGGCGTGGCCCTGCTCGGGCTGCTGACGCAGTTGGCGGTTCTGGCGAGGGTAGAGGGGCTGAGCGCCTGGGGGCGGCAGTTCCGCGGACAGATGCTGCTGCTGGGGTTGGGCGCGTGCGTGAGTTACTACACATTGCGCTACGGCATCTCGGTGGGCGAACGCTGGCAGATGTTCTGCTTCCTGGTGCTGGGCTTCTCCGGCATCGTGCTGGTGGCCCAGCCGGTCCCGGTCAGGGCGCATAGACTGCGCCGCTGA
- the ftsH gene encoding ATP-dependent zinc metalloprotease FtsH: MAKNLILWLIIAAVLVTVMNNFSSPNEPQTLNYSDFIQQVKDGKVERVTVDGAVISGKRSDGDTFKTIRPAIADNGLIGDLVDNNVVIEGKQPEQQSIWTQLLVASFPILVIIAVFMFFMRQMQGGAGGKGGPMSFGKSKARLLSEDQVKTTLSDVAGCDEAKEEVGELVEFLRDPGKFQRLGGRIPRGVLMVGPPGTGKTLLAKAIAGEAKVPFFTISGSDFVEMFVGVGASRVRDMFEQAKKHAPCIIFIDEIDAVGRHRGAGMGGGHDEREQTLNQLLVEMDGFEMNDGIIVIAATNRPDVLDPALLRPGRFDRQVVVGLPDIRGREQILKVHMRKVPAGENVNPAVIARGTPGFSGADLANLVNEASLFAARNGKRLVEMKEFELAKDKIMMGAERKTMVMSEKEKRNTAYHEAGHAIVGRIVPEHDPVYKVSIIPRGRALGVTMFLPEEDRYSLSKRALISQICSLYGGRIAEEMTLGFDGVTTGASNDIMRASQIARNMVTKWGLSEKLGPLMYAEEEGEVFLGRSAGSQQASLSGDTAKMIDLEVRSIIDQCYATAQQILTKNRDKLDAMADALMKYETIDSDQIDDIMSGRTPREPRDWDNDAGDSGNAAPQGDRPESPIGGPAAHH, from the coding sequence ATGGCAAAGAATCTGATCCTGTGGTTGATCATCGCCGCCGTTTTGGTAACGGTGATGAACAACTTCTCCAGCCCGAACGAGCCGCAGACCCTCAACTATTCCGACTTCATTCAGCAGGTCAAGGACGGTAAGGTCGAGCGCGTCACCGTCGATGGCGCGGTCATCAGCGGCAAACGCTCCGATGGCGATACCTTCAAGACCATCCGTCCGGCCATCGCCGACAACGGCCTGATCGGCGATCTGGTCGACAACAACGTGGTCATCGAAGGCAAACAGCCAGAACAGCAGAGTATCTGGACGCAACTGCTGGTCGCCAGCTTCCCGATTCTGGTGATCATCGCCGTGTTCATGTTCTTCATGCGCCAGATGCAGGGCGGCGCTGGTGGCAAGGGCGGGCCGATGAGCTTTGGCAAGAGCAAGGCGCGGCTGCTGTCGGAGGATCAGGTGAAAACGACCCTGTCCGACGTGGCGGGTTGCGATGAAGCCAAGGAAGAAGTCGGCGAACTGGTCGAGTTCCTGCGTGATCCGGGCAAGTTCCAACGCCTGGGTGGTCGCATTCCCCGCGGTGTGCTGATGGTCGGCCCCCCCGGCACCGGTAAAACCCTGCTGGCCAAGGCCATCGCTGGCGAAGCCAAAGTGCCGTTCTTCACCATTTCCGGTTCCGACTTCGTTGAGATGTTCGTCGGTGTCGGCGCCAGTCGTGTCCGCGACATGTTCGAGCAGGCGAAGAAGCACGCGCCTTGCATCATCTTCATCGACGAAATCGACGCCGTCGGTCGTCACCGTGGTGCCGGCATGGGCGGCGGTCATGATGAGCGCGAGCAGACCCTCAACCAGTTGCTGGTCGAGATGGACGGTTTCGAGATGAACGACGGCATCATCGTCATTGCCGCGACCAACCGTCCCGATGTGCTCGACCCAGCGCTGCTGCGCCCAGGCCGTTTCGACCGTCAGGTCGTGGTCGGCCTTCCGGACATCCGCGGCCGTGAGCAGATTCTCAAGGTTCACATGCGCAAAGTGCCGGCAGGCGAGAACGTCAACCCTGCGGTCATCGCGCGCGGCACGCCAGGCTTCTCGGGTGCCGACCTGGCCAACCTGGTCAACGAGGCATCGCTGTTCGCTGCCCGTAACGGCAAGCGACTGGTCGAGATGAAGGAATTCGAACTGGCCAAAGACAAGATCATGATGGGCGCCGAGCGCAAGACCATGGTCATGTCCGAAAAGGAAAAACGTAACACCGCTTATCACGAAGCGGGCCACGCCATCGTTGGACGCATCGTTCCCGAGCATGATCCGGTGTACAAGGTTTCGATCATTCCCCGTGGCCGTGCCCTGGGTGTGACCATGTTCCTGCCCGAGGAAGACCGCTACAGCCTGTCCAAGCGCGCGCTGATCAGCCAGATCTGCTCGCTCTACGGCGGACGTATCGCCGAAGAGATGACCCTGGGCTTCGATGGCGTGACCACAGGTGCTTCCAACGACATCATGCGCGCCAGCCAGATCGCCCGGAACATGGTGACCAAGTGGGGACTGTCGGAAAAGCTCGGCCCGCTGATGTATGCGGAGGAAGAGGGCGAGGTGTTCCTGGGTCGCAGTGCCGGTTCGCAGCAGGCCAGCCTGTCAGGTGATACCGCCAAGATGATCGACCTGGAAGTGCGCAGCATCATTGACCAGTGCTACGCCACAGCTCAGCAGATTCTTACCAAGAATCGCGACAAGCTCGATGCCATGGCTGACGCGTTGATGAAGTACGAGACCATCGACTCGGATCAGATCGACGACATCATGTCGGGCCGCACCCCGCGCGAGCCCCGTGACTGGGACAACGATGCTGGTGATTCGGGTAATGCAGCGCCCCAGGGCGATCGCCCCGAGTCTCCGATTGGCGGCCCAGCTGCCCACCACTAA
- the rlmE gene encoding 23S rRNA (uridine(2552)-2'-O)-methyltransferase RlmE codes for MAQRSKSSQNWLREHFNDPFVKQAQKDGYRSRASYKLLEIQEKDRLIRPGMSVIDLGAAPGGWSQVTSRLIGGQGRLIASDILEMDSIPDVTFIQGDFTQDAVLQQILEAVGDSHVDLVISDMAPNMSGTPAVDMPRAMFLCELALDLAGRVLRPGGDFLIKIFQGEGFDAYLKDVRSKFDKVQMRKPSSSRDRSREQYLLGKGFKGA; via the coding sequence GTGGCGCAACGTTCCAAAAGCAGCCAGAACTGGCTGAGAGAGCATTTCAACGATCCTTTCGTCAAGCAGGCGCAGAAAGACGGCTACCGTTCGCGCGCCAGCTACAAGCTGCTCGAGATCCAGGAAAAGGACCGCCTCATCCGTCCCGGCATGAGCGTGATCGACCTGGGTGCCGCGCCCGGAGGCTGGTCACAGGTGACCAGTCGTCTGATTGGCGGGCAAGGCCGACTGATCGCTTCCGACATTCTTGAGATGGACTCGATCCCTGACGTCACCTTCATTCAGGGTGATTTCACCCAGGATGCGGTACTTCAGCAGATTCTAGAGGCGGTCGGTGATTCGCATGTCGACCTTGTGATTTCCGATATGGCCCCCAACATGAGTGGTACGCCTGCAGTCGACATGCCGCGAGCCATGTTCCTCTGCGAACTGGCACTGGACCTGGCGGGCCGCGTGCTGCGTCCAGGCGGCGACTTCCTGATCAAGATCTTTCAGGGCGAAGGCTTCGATGCCTACCTTAAGGACGTGCGCAGCAAGTTCGACAAGGTGCAGATGCGCAAGCCGTCTTCGTCACGCGATCGATCCCGCGAGCAGTACTTGCTTGGCAAAGGTTTCAAAGGGGCGTGA
- the dnaJ gene encoding molecular chaperone DnaJ, protein MAKRDYYEVLGVERGASEADLKKSYRRLAMKFHPDRNPGDKEAEDSFKEANEAYEVLSDASKRAAYDQYGHAGVDQSAGGGQGFGGANFSDIFGDVFSDFFGGGGRGGGRGGAQRGSDLRYTLELNLEEAVRGTTVNIRVPTLVNCAPCDGSGAKKGSTPTTCPTCGGIGQVRMQQGFFSVQQTCPRCHGQGKIITDPCSACHGEGRVEEYKTLSVKVPPGVDTGDRIRLSGEGEAGAHGGPTGDLYVVISVREHAIFQRDGKHLYCEVPISYTEAALGGELEVPTLDGRVKLRIPEGTQTGKQFRLRGKGVAPVRGGGAGDLLCRVAVETPVNLSRRQRELLEELRDSLEGDSSHSPKANGWFEGVKRFFGDL, encoded by the coding sequence ATGGCAAAGCGTGATTATTACGAGGTTCTAGGTGTCGAGCGCGGCGCCAGTGAAGCCGATCTCAAGAAGTCCTATCGCCGTCTGGCGATGAAATTCCACCCCGACCGCAACCCCGGGGACAAGGAAGCTGAAGACTCCTTCAAGGAGGCCAACGAGGCCTATGAAGTCTTGTCCGATGCGAGCAAGCGTGCCGCGTACGATCAGTACGGCCATGCTGGTGTCGATCAGAGCGCGGGCGGTGGCCAGGGCTTTGGCGGCGCCAACTTCTCCGACATCTTCGGCGATGTCTTCAGTGACTTCTTCGGCGGCGGTGGCCGTGGCGGCGGACGCGGTGGCGCGCAGCGCGGCAGCGACCTGCGCTACACCCTGGAGCTGAATCTGGAAGAGGCCGTGCGCGGTACTACCGTCAATATCCGGGTGCCGACGCTGGTCAATTGCGCGCCGTGCGACGGTTCGGGCGCGAAGAAGGGTTCGACCCCGACCACCTGCCCGACCTGTGGCGGTATTGGTCAGGTACGCATGCAGCAAGGCTTCTTCTCGGTGCAGCAGACCTGCCCGCGTTGCCATGGTCAGGGCAAGATCATCACCGATCCGTGCTCGGCATGCCACGGCGAAGGCCGCGTCGAGGAATACAAGACGCTGTCGGTCAAGGTTCCACCAGGCGTCGATACCGGTGACCGCATTCGCCTGTCGGGCGAGGGCGAGGCGGGTGCCCATGGCGGACCTACCGGTGACCTGTATGTGGTGATCAGTGTGCGCGAGCACGCGATCTTCCAGCGCGACGGCAAGCACCTGTACTGCGAAGTGCCGATCAGCTACACCGAAGCCGCTCTGGGGGGCGAGCTTGAAGTGCCGACCCTCGACGGGCGGGTCAAGCTGCGCATTCCCGAGGGCACGCAGACCGGCAAGCAATTCCGTCTGCGCGGCAAAGGCGTTGCGCCGGTGCGCGGTGGTGGTGCGGGTGATCTGTTGTGCCGTGTAGCCGTCGAGACCCCGGTCAACCTCAGCCGACGCCAACGCGAACTGCTCGAAGAGCTGCGCGATTCGCTGGAAGGTGACAGCTCGCACTCGCCCAAGGCCAACGGCTGGTTCGAAGGTGTGAAGCGCTTCTTCGGCGACCTCTGA
- a CDS encoding YhbY family RNA-binding protein yields MPLNNEQKKQYKSIGHDLKPVLIIAGNGLNEGVAAELERALADHELIKVEIRSEDREERAATIAELCKAGRAELVQTIGKKALIYRKNPQPNKQLSNVHRYK; encoded by the coding sequence ATGCCGCTCAATAACGAGCAGAAGAAGCAGTACAAATCCATTGGTCATGACCTCAAGCCGGTTTTGATCATTGCCGGCAACGGTCTGAATGAAGGCGTGGCCGCCGAGCTGGAACGCGCCCTGGCCGACCACGAGCTGATCAAAGTGGAAATTCGTTCGGAAGACCGCGAAGAACGCGCGGCCACCATCGCCGAACTGTGCAAGGCCGGCCGTGCCGAGCTGGTGCAGACCATCGGCAAGAAAGCCCTGATCTACCGCAAGAATCCGCAGCCGAACAAGCAACTGTCCAACGTTCACCGTTACAAGTAA
- the carA gene encoding glutamine-hydrolyzing carbamoyl-phosphate synthase small subunit: MTKPAILALADGSIFRGEAIGADGQTVGEVVFNTAMTGYQEILTDPSYAQQIVTLTYPHIGNTGTTPEDAESDRVWSAGLVIRDLPLLASNWRNKQSLPDYLKANNVVAIAGIDTRRLTRILREKGAQNGCILAGDNISEEAAIAAARGFPGLKGMDLAKVVSTKQRYEWRSSVWSLKTDSHPTLEASELPYHVVAFDYGVKLNILRMLVARGCRVTVVPAQTPASEVLALNPDGVFLSNGPGDPEPCDYAIQAIKDVLETEIPVFGICLGHQLLALASGAKTVKMGHGHHGANHPVQDLDTGVVMITSQNHGFAVDEATLPGNVRAIHKSLFDGTLQGIERTDKSAFSFQGHPEASPGPTDVAPLFDRFIDAMAKRR; the protein is encoded by the coding sequence TTGACTAAGCCAGCCATACTCGCCCTTGCCGATGGCAGCATTTTTCGCGGTGAAGCCATCGGTGCCGACGGACAGACCGTCGGAGAGGTGGTGTTCAACACCGCTATGACCGGCTACCAGGAAATTCTTACAGACCCTTCCTACGCCCAGCAGATCGTTACCCTGACCTACCCGCACATCGGCAACACCGGCACTACCCCGGAAGATGCCGAATCCGACCGCGTCTGGTCGGCCGGCCTGGTCATCCGTGACCTGCCACTGCTGGCCAGCAACTGGCGTAACAAGCAGTCGCTGCCGGATTACCTGAAGGCCAACAACGTCGTGGCCATCGCCGGTATCGACACCCGTCGCCTGACCCGAATCCTGCGTGAAAAGGGCGCTCAGAACGGTTGCATCCTGGCCGGTGACAACATCAGCGAGGAAGCCGCCATCGCCGCCGCCCGCGGTTTCCCGGGCCTCAAGGGCATGGACCTGGCCAAAGTGGTGTCCACCAAGCAGCGCTACGAGTGGCGCTCAAGCGTCTGGAGCCTGAAGACCGACAGCCACCCGACCCTGGAAGCCTCCGAGCTGCCGTACCACGTGGTTGCGTTCGACTACGGCGTGAAGCTGAACATCCTGCGCATGCTGGTCGCCCGCGGCTGCCGCGTCACCGTGGTGCCGGCGCAAACCCCGGCCAGTGAAGTGCTCGCGCTCAACCCCGATGGCGTGTTCCTGTCCAACGGCCCTGGCGATCCCGAGCCTTGCGACTACGCCATCCAGGCGATCAAGGATGTACTGGAAACCGAGATTCCGGTGTTCGGTATCTGCCTCGGCCACCAGTTGCTGGCCCTGGCCTCCGGCGCCAAGACCGTGAAGATGGGCCACGGTCACCACGGCGCCAACCACCCCGTGCAGGACCTGGACACCGGCGTGGTGATGATCACCAGCCAGAACCACGGCTTCGCTGTCGATGAAGCGACTCTGCCGGGCAACGTGCGGGCGATCCACAAATCACTGTTCGATGGCACCCTGCAAGGCATCGAGCGCACCGACAAGAGCGCCTTCAGCTTCCAGGGTCACCCGGAAGCCAGCCCAGGCCCGACCGACGTCGCGCCGCTGTTCGATCGTTTCATCGATGCCATGGCCAAGCGCCGCTGA